CTGTTTGGCTCCTCTGGCCTAAAGGTCTGGGGAtgcagctgctttcctttcaGTTCTGGCTGTTTGAGCATCCGCATGTGAATGGCTGCACAACtgagctaaaaataaaaagttccaAACACATCCAGGAAGATTTCACATTGTTCTGGCTGTCCATCTCTTCAGGGAGCAAAAGTTTCCAGCTGTATAGCAAAACAATTGAGCTCTGTACAACCATGGAAGGAATAAGGATGAACTGGACTATAGAAGGTGGTCTAAGAAAAGAATGCCAAAATGGACTATGCACTCCAGGTACACtctgttattttcctttctagGTCTCAGGGAGCCTCTGCCCTGCCGGCCATGAGCAGTGTAAATGGTCAAAtcaggcagggacagagaacAGAGAGGGTCAGGTAAGGTCTGACACATCTGTGTAACTCAGACAACGCAACTGGTGATTAAatcctgcccagcctggagcagacaAGGCTGTGGGGAGACCGAAGAGCAGTGTCCCAGTACCTGCAATCAAGTTATAGGAAAGACACAGTCAGGCTGCTTAGAGCAGGGCTCAGTGGAGGGATGAAATAAAATGGGCACAAGTTGAAACAGGAGAGGTTCTGACTGCATGTAAGCCAAAACATCTTCATCACAGAGGCAACACTTGGTGAGATGCATTACCCAAAATGGTTGTGCAGTCTCCATCCTTGCAGGCTTTCAAGATCAACAGCATAAAGCCCTGACTAGCTGGTCTGATATCATAGCTCATACTCTGAGGAGCAGGTTGGGCTAGAGACCTACTGGTTTCCCCTCAGACCTGAATCCTTATGATCTCAGGAAATCTGCCACCATTCAAAGAAAAGGTTATACACAACCCCTCCTACATCTAGTTATGTGAACATCCTGCCTTCAGGGAGAACTTCTTTCCAATCCCCAACAGTCAGAGCTGGACAAACATCAGCCTGAAATGTGATTTAACACTAGCTTCTACAATTAAAAAGGAAACCCACACTAACAGCTGCAGTGTCTTTAGTGAAGACACTAAAGGCTTTGCTGAAAAAATAGACAAAGCTTGTGACTGACACATTCAGACAAGGCTTCCCAATTTTACTCTGACAGTTACCTTGAAAAACACTAAGAGGAAGTAGCTCAATTCTCAGCCAACAAAACTTGCAAAGGTGAAGGACATTTCAAAAGCCAGGCCCAATCTTTCATTTAGTGAGAATGAAAGTGAgacacaatttaaaataaattttaagtatCCTGCTTTGAAAACTTTGCATAACTTACAGCAGAGAATTTTTGGTCTCTCACaccaaaacagaaaattaatgtcCTTTATGAATATGGTGAGCAGATGGCAAATGAAACATTCAGTGTACCAAAATGCAGATCAACAAATATACTCTTATCTTCCAGAGGAGACAGGTTAAAAACCAGAGAATAATGCAAAAAACCCTGAAACCTGAGCAGCATCTTGAGCATTGAAATGATACACAGCTGGAATGTTGTACTTCACAGGACAAAACACTTCTATAAGTACTACAGTGCTACAGGtagcagagagagaaaatcgAGCCTGTGTAGTATTTGCAAAGCAGTTTCCCTACCCTGTTAGCTGGCACTGTGAGCAGCTGCAGACCCCAGGAGTGCAGGAATCAGGGCCACGCCACATTCAGAGGCCAAACCACTGCCGTGGGTGCTTAGGCAGCACAAAGAACAGCCTCTGCAGAAGTACTCAACCACTTTATATCCTGGAATTCTCCTGGACCTGTTAACAAACTGTGTGAGCCAACAGTGAGGATGAACAGAATAAAGCCAAGCTCCACTGTGCAGTTACCAGAGCTCCCTGCTGTGGTGAGGATGTGACTTGAACTCAACTCTGACTAAAAAACAACTTTGTCTATACAATATTGCACTTCTTTACAGGATCTGGCCTCTAAGACTGAAATTATGTGAAATAGCAACTGAAAACAttcctcagccagtggggaacaCTACATATACTTAATTTCTTTCTCCTAAAACCAGATACTTTAAAATCCCTACACATCACCAGCCCTACAGTGCTCCTTCCCTGAAATCCCATCACCTTGCTCAGGTGGCAGGTTTAAGTAGAAGATTCTAATGTAACAGGCCTGCATATTCTGTGAAATAGCTggtgtttaatatttttttcaagttaATAATACTTTTTCAAATACATAATTTTTGCTTCAAGTAAGGAAAACTGCATATCAGTAATTAACATATTTTGCAACCTTTATAaggggataaaaaaaaatcacaacagatTTCTTACAGTCTGTACTACagctttggttttgctttgaagTGTCAGACTCTGTGTCACTGGAAGCAGACATTCCCCCCATGGTATTTGTACGCTGCCGACGCAACAGACACTCCACTTGCCAGGCTCTATCAGCAGAATTCCACTAAGACAAGAAATAAgtatattctttaaaaaacccacagcaaAACTTAATGCATGATGCCTTTAATCAATCAGCTACATATATTGTTTAAAAGGAGTTTGACTCCGAAGTGGTAGCTGCCtggatttgttttcattttgcctgCGTACAGCGACCCAAGGcactctgctccttcccagaCCAAGGCATGGCTCACCGGCAGGACCTGCCACCTCCAGGCTTTCCAGAGCCGCGGTGCTTAATGCCCAGGGCTGATGAAAAAGCACCGTGTTAGTGTCCTGCCAAATGTCACTTCTCTGCTGGGTGCTCAGCGTCCTCTGACTGACCACCTAACACCCTGCTCTGCCAGCCATCGCCATGGCCCACCTCCCAGCCTGCAACCCTGACTGACTTGACTGATCTTTATTCAACGAGGAAGATGATGATGACAAGTCAAATGCCACTATTTGAGGCAGGCAGGAAACATTGCTTGTACTGAAAGATTTCCATGGGGATCTCTTCATTCCTCATGAAGTGACAGAGATCTTCCGAACTGTGACCTGCACTGAGAAGCTGGTCTCCAGAGGGCTGCCCTCTCCTCCAGCTTTTGCTCCTGCCTCTTATTTGCGTACGACGTATGCACTGCACGCGGGTTTCTAAATGTGTGCGCTACTTAAATCGCCGCAGTATCTCACAAACTTTCctgttggagaatggttagaggatcagggacatggatcattgataaaggCTAAAAATCAATaacagaactgtacaagcaaaagcCTGCACAAGAAAATGCCTCCATGAAAAAATGCCTgagtgagaaacaggcctgagaaccaaaagggTGGTTTtaggaggtacagtgctgttCTGATAAGATatactgaccatgagaagggaggaagatctttgatctttcaagtaaaaaaataaataatagaagcttgtcaaatgtagtcttttatctaacccaattatgtagaagtaagaatgcacttttgtaagtttaaactaattaaagaactgataagcatgTACTTTCACACTATAgaagtgcctctgtattgctaataaacaaagcttgctttatcaatcacattgattgtctgcatgtcttccccCACCAAAAGCAATTCTTTCCTATATGAAAATTGCTTTGTTGTCCATCAAAGCACTATCAGAACCCTCAGAAATGTGTTCCTCACAGATAATGTGATATGGCTGCTCTTCTACTTCTTCTTTTACAGGTGGGCTTGTTGAGAGACATGCAGGCATCCCATGCATGTTCTCCGAAATTCAGCAATAGATGTAGGAGTGGGTGAATCCAAAAATCCTTCTAGGTCCCTTTCCCAGGGTCTGAACTGTACAAAACATGGCACGAACATTTGGTAACACAGCCCTTAAAGTTTAGAATATACAACTTTTGTAGGAAAGTATTGCAACACAGTATTGACTGATAAAAAAAAGTGCAAACTGACATTGGATTTATACTGTAGAAGAATTGGGTGTAAATGAGAAAATTGGGAAACACAAGTGAGCTAAAAAATATTTCCGAACTTACTCCTGCAAGTAAAACCACATGGAAAAATCAGATCAGAGTCTCACTGACCGTGCCAGCTCCCATCCTGGAGCAACGGGCACTTCCAGACAAAGCAGCAACACATTCATCTCCTGTTATTATTTCCCTTCTGTGACTGATGTACTCTTGCAAGCCATTTCCATTaagtttttcagtgtttcagagTACCTGTCTAAGTCTCTGTTGTCCAGTGAAGGGAACCTCTTAAGCTTTAAGAAACTTGTTACTATAAATTTTAGGGAAAACCAGCTCAGAAATTGCCCTTGGACAAAGACATCAAATACTAGCATACAAAACCTGTTTTTCTTAACTACTACTTAATAGAAATGATCAGTTTtgagaaatatgtattttaaaaataagtcaaAGCAAATAAAGGCTAACATAAGTCAAAGTCTTGCATAACTGATACTGCAATACCCTCTTGTGGTCGAATGAAAAGGTTTTGTCTCAACACCTGAACTTTTTCCTCTATAAAAAGCCTCCCTAGGCATCTTTTCCTTTAACTCAAGGGAAATAACTGCCATATTTTTCCCAGATTAATTTGTAGTGCATATCCTCACTTGTCTGGTAAAACCAAAAGACTAACCTCAGTGAAGTTCTTCCTCAAAATGACAGGCACGGACACTGCTTGTCAAATTAATTAATCACAAAACAAACTCCTAAGCAAAGGCCATCTTCAACAGTGACTCActcataattattttttaagtttcATGTCCCCAACCAGAAAAAATCAAGATGCTATAATCAATTGACATAGATACATGTGGCATGAAGCCACAATAAACATCAACCTATGGGATGAAAAGATGTACACAGTAAATCAGTTGTACCAATTCAAATGAGCAAATAAAATGCTAAACTggcaaatgggaaaaatgaagGGAAACAGTTCAGTATCTGCACCAGGTCAGCTGAGACCACTCCATGGCACAGACTTAAAACATCTGCTTGTAATCTTTCTGTCCAGTTGATTTGGTGGCTGCAAGTAGTCATTTGGAGGCTGTCCTCAGTACAACAACTACTTTTAGCTTATTACTGTTTAATTTGCAGAAATTGACTTGAAGGAAGGATCAGAATTAAAATTCTGATCTGATACAGGAACTTTGTACACAAAAATTAAGAGTAACAGACTTTCCACCAGGATCCTTTCCCAACCTGATCAGGAGCTAAAATCCCATGCACTGTGATTAATGCATTGGGTCATCCAAAGGTGCCTCAGATTCCTTTTAAAGCAATCAGATGCCACTAAAACACTATTCTCCAAGCAGCTGCACACACTCCAACTTGGAGAGGACCCTGGAACAAATGCAACAAGATAAGCAGATTCCAAAAGAGGAACAGGGACAACTATTAGTCCAGGCTGGAAAACACCTAATTTCTTCACTTAATGATAATGCTATGTGAGTACACGACTCTTTTGCTTTTTGgctgaaagagataaaaaacacTATTTAGGTTTCAATTATCTCAGCAAAAatagcaaagaaacaaaaagtctACTAAAATTTAATTCAAAACCAAAGTAAACATTGGGGTTTGAGGTGGAATTTACCTTTTCTTAAGTTATGTTATCACAATCTCCaaattcagaataatttttccAAAATTATTGTAGAATTATAGAAGTGCTTCTTGCTCAAACTTGTCTAAACTGTTTGGATTTTTCTACAGTTGtaactatttttaaagaaattatttgccAAATTCAGTATGTGTTTCCCAATACTGCAAGCAAATAATTTTGCCAAAAGCCCCCTGAGAAAGTAGATTCAAAGTTCATTAGCATTTACCAAAGACAGGAAACAAGAGGCTAGAATTCATCTGGAGCTAATCCACACTACTCAAAAACaagtcagtgaagaatttcagaGGAAATTTATACTTGAAATACTCTGTTTTCCTGCAAGGTCTCTAATACTTGAGGAAGTGAGTTCATACCACAGAAGCCCAACAGGCTGACTGTAAAGACAAACACTGACATTTTGGACACTGTTTTGAAAAGTCTCACTTTGTATACTAATGACCCTTTAAAGCTACTTTAAAACTTCTCATAGTTGCCTAATACCTTCTACAGAACTCTCTAAGTGCTTAGAAAAGACTTCTGATGATCTGACTGatcattttttaatttgaaaataagaAGCTTTCAGAACAGAttccttgaaataatttttaccaAACATTTCTGCCCCGAACAGAGTTCAAGGTCCCAGCAGCTGTCACACTGCGTCTCTGCTCCTTTTCTGGAATATATTCACAAGTCAGACATTTCCAACAGAGACAGTAAACATGCCAGGGAAACCAGCAGCTTTCAggagcttttccttctgctacaTAACCACAACAGAAGTCCTCCTGACTACTCAGCAGCAATTAATAGCACCCTTTGCTATTAAACCAGACATTATTGTTCTGAGGATTTTGAATAGAGGCTGATCTCAGCTGCAGTCGCTGTAATCACCTTGTAATCTATAAGTTTGCTGGTTACATCTGGAGATCCCATTGTTTCCAATTACAGTCATTTCTTATGAAATTGCTGTTACCATGAAAACTCCCTCAGTGCTCAAGCAAAGATGCAACATAAAGCAGTAGAAAAGGAGCATTAAGTAAGAGGGAAGTAAACCAGTGCTGAGCACTGcctgtcagtgcagctgtgcatgTTCTTTTCTGAAAGCACTCCTAACAgcagctgaaagaaaatgttAGGAGAGAAGGAGCTTTGAAAGTGCAAACAAGAACCGGTTTCACTTTCTGAGAAGTCACAATATACCTAAAAAGGCTGGATATATGGGGAGTCTCAAAACGGACAAGTTGGAAAGGCGTTCTGGATTCAGGAGAAATACCTTGATTAGGTCTCAGCAAAGAGCAACCACACCACCAGGGCaaccagccccagctccttctGTGTCCCAACAGCACCCAACCAAGCAGAACTGACAACCACTGCACAACCAGCTACTTGGGCCTGGGCAGACGAGCAGGCAGACCAGGTCCAACAGGATCAGATCTGGAGAGTCTGTGGAGGCTGAACggagaggaaggaaaacctGGTAAGTCACTTGTCCCAGTTCATGCCTCTTCTGCTTGTCTTGACAATGGTCCTGATACTCCCTGACAGCATTAGGGCTTGATCCAAAGCCAACACTATCAAACAAAatttgctgctgcaggggcttTGGATCAGATCCTAATACCTTCCTTTCTGGGTTACATTATGTCTGTTCTCCTTCACTGGACAAAATCTGTGCTAATATCTCCCAGCATGCTGGGCTGAAGCTGAAAAAAGACGCAAAGAACTGCACACTAAGTATCTTTTAGCTTTTAAAGATTTCCACAATGAAGACATAAAAGTGCCAAGCTTTATAATTTATTGCAGACACACTGATATTATCACCTCTTCTCATACTCTTGGAAATGGCTGAAATGGAAGCTGAACAGAGTGTTCTGCCAAAATACGAGTTTGTATTCCCAGTCTGTAAATCTCCTGAACTTGCACCATTGTTAATGGTGTTTCAGCAGACTGAGCTGCACACATACGACCTAAGCTTTGGCTGTGCATACACCATGGCCCAAAAGAACCCGAAATTAAGATCCTGTCTCTGCTACATATCTTGAGTAAGTGTTTATGTTTGTGCTTCAGTATACAACATCAGTATGCCTATTAGAAGAATATccttgttaaaataaaaatcagctcTATTTCCAACGCACTGCCCAAgctaaaggaaagggaagaaaaagagcatCACTctcaggattttttaaaatgggaaaagaaaccaTCTGAAAACCTTTGCCCTCTTCAGACTTCTGGAGGAGATACAGATCACAGTCCTGATTTCCCCAGAGGTTCATTTGCACTCTTGTCTGGCTCCATTTACTGGAAGGACAAGCTGATGCCAGGACTCTGATGCATGCAAAGCCAGGGCAATGTTACTCTCTCCAGTGCTGGGAGACTCAGGCTCTTGCTCAACAGGCTCAGCCTGTTCCATACTCATTCCCTAGCTAAGGCAGCAGGAAGGACTCTGCTtctgtccttggggttcagtcATGGATATTGGTGCAAACTCACTTTCATGAGTAATGTAACACATCATACAGCTGATGCATGTTCTGCTTTCCAGTTTTAGCTATGAAAACAGAAACTCTTGCAAAAGGGTATGATAGACTTGTGAAGAACAAGATGCCTAAAACTAGATTCATCAAACTATATACCCTACAGCCTGCAGGGGGCTGTTCTTCAGTTCCACATTCCCGTCCCAAAAACAATGATGGAGAATGGTATGCATTAAATGGTCTGACTTGAAGTAGGTGCAGGGCAATGCCTGGGACAGTGACATTTCTCACTAATTAGCACCATCCAGTAACACCCAAGTCTGATAATGTTCAAATGTATGGCTGCATATCAAGATAAAAAATTCTAGGACCTCAATGCTGTGCTGGTATACCAAGACATATAGTGATAAACAGAATAGTCAcaaatttgattttatttgcaCTTGGGGCATATCTGAACTGGACAGGGGAGTGCAGCACAGAAATCCAGCATTCCTGGCTGGACATGGTACATGTCTGTGCTGTACAGACAAGCTCAGCTCGGAAGGATGTACAGCTTCAGCACTAGTTCAATGAGCTTAGATGCAGCACAGGTAAGCAGCTCAGTCAGCCCAGGTGTCCCTTGAGCCCTGCTGCAGATACAGCTGTACGGAACTGTTTCCTCTCTTGACTCACAGTACTCTTACAATAGTGGGTGAACTGATGTTTTCTCCATTTCAGGCCAAGAAAAGCAAAGGACTTGCCCTACAGTCCCACACCAGGTATAGAAGAGAGTTGAAGAGAAAAACTCAGGTCTTCTGACTCCATGTGCTCCTAGCACAGCTGCCTACCTGCACAGAATATTTCTGCCAGCAAAGTACtggtcatttaaaaaataagctgCTGTGTCTTGCTCAAGGTATTGGACAAATGTTTTCTAGAGTGACTCAAGACATGAGTAATTTATTTGCATTTGCACAAGGGATACATTGTGGACATGGTATCCTTAACTTCCCTTTGCAAAAATAACACCCACTCCTCATATAGTACCCTGGGCTCCATCACAGAAGAGACAGGTTTTAGTACAAGGAATCTGCAGGCATAAGAGCTGGGTTGTAAGTGTTAAATTGAGCAGTTGAACAGGCATTCAATTATGATCAACATGAACTAATTTATTTAAAGACAGAACATTTGACACTGCATTTTTTTACTTCTATTCCAAGGTAACCAAACTGGAGTTTCCTAAAGGACCATGACCAAATGGTGAGTTTTGAACATTCAACTGTACCCATGCTCTTTTTAGTTTTTGTCAATTTGAGCTAGGCTAATATTTCAAATTGAAACATATTTAGGCATTATTGGCAAATGCTTTACGACTAAAATCTTTAGGAAAACTAAAAGAGCTGAAGTGTCTTCATCTGCTACCTATGTGTGTTCAATCTGTTTCCATGTTAACAACTCGGCAGAAACACAAGTGTTGGAAGAACCTACTTCCTAGGAGAAAATTTGTAAGATAATGTCATCCTGATGAAACCTAAGGCACTtactaaaaatgaaagaaaaaacctcCCACATCACAACCATTCTAGAGCAGGGTAACTTCCGTCCCAGATAACATTTTATgcaacacattttaaaattattcatttccCTCTGTTATCCTATCATAAGACAACAGGGAAAAAGCCCcaattgttttgctttatttctacAACACTTTCATGTATGCTCAATATGATATTTTTAAGTACATTTAAATTCTAATTTTGAAAGCAGAAGTGCTGAGGTTATAAGTTAAAGTGCTGATATTATAAATAATTTCAGTAACTTGTATTTTTGTAGGAAGCAATGGATGTAATTTTGAAAACTTATTAATGGTCTTC
This Aphelocoma coerulescens isolate FSJ_1873_10779 chromosome 3, UR_Acoe_1.0, whole genome shotgun sequence DNA region includes the following protein-coding sequences:
- the CIMIP5 gene encoding LOW QUALITY PROTEIN: uncharacterized protein C2orf50 homolog (The sequence of the model RefSeq protein was modified relative to this genomic sequence to represent the inferred CDS: inserted 2 bases in 1 codon; deleted 3 bases in 2 codons; substituted 1 base at 1 genomic stop codon), yielding MGSLKTDKLERRSGFRRNTLIRSQQRATTPPGQPAPAPSVSTAPNQAELTTTAQPATWAWADEQADQVQQDQIWXESVEAERRGRKTWXPNWSFLKDHDQMGKRKEQKLLPNYMSVFSSKVPNSTNQIIGNQMNTELGRALVNINYFFSSGAQKRKLEGELQLS